One part of the Streptomyces ferrugineus genome encodes these proteins:
- a CDS encoding GNAT family N-acetyltransferase → MSDIEIRDDRAAGRLEALQGDEVTGRIEYFVLESPARALVPVHTIVEPAHEGQGIAGSLARELYGMAAREGVVVAPLCPYVVKWAERHPDEAPAADPELLEAAKDWLRQHPERF, encoded by the coding sequence ATGAGCGACATCGAGATCCGCGACGACCGGGCGGCGGGCCGACTGGAGGCCCTGCAGGGCGACGAAGTCACCGGCCGCATCGAGTACTTCGTCCTCGAATCCCCGGCGCGCGCCCTCGTCCCCGTCCACACCATCGTGGAACCGGCCCATGAGGGGCAGGGCATCGCGGGCTCCCTGGCACGCGAGCTGTACGGCATGGCGGCGCGCGAGGGAGTCGTCGTCGCGCCGCTGTGCCCGTACGTCGTGAAGTGGGCCGAACGCCACCCCGACGAGGCCCCGGCGGCCGACCCGGAACTGCTGGAGGCGGCGAAGGACTGGCTGCGGCAGCACCCCGAGCGCTTCTGA
- a CDS encoding peptidoglycan DD-metalloendopeptidase family protein: MAVRGRHRRYQPNRINRASLTVTAGGAGMALPLMGTGVAHGADLDTWNKVAACESTNRWHVNTGNGFYGGLQFAQSTWEAYGGSRYAARADLATKDQQIAVAEKVLDGQGPGAWPVCSVRAGLTRGGDTPAVQPAGTPKKTPKTPKTSVQDVQPQTTPQSRAGTAEMYTVVRGDTLSGIAESQEVRGGWRGLYAANRKAIGADPDLILPGQRLALRGKAATTTEPASTPKTTPKATPKSTPKSTPKKTSRDRDEQATTSSRSMVAPVSASTGTPYRKAGALWSRGYHTGVDFAVPTGTSVKAVGAGRVVSAGWEGSFGYQVVIRHADGRYSQYAHLSAISVKDGQSVGAGQRIGRSGSTGNSTGPHLHFEVRTGPGFGSDIDPVAYLRAGGVRI; this comes from the coding sequence ATGGCCGTACGCGGCCGGCACCGCCGGTACCAGCCGAACAGGATCAACCGCGCCTCACTCACCGTCACCGCGGGCGGCGCCGGAATGGCGCTCCCGCTCATGGGCACCGGCGTCGCGCACGGGGCCGACCTGGACACCTGGAACAAGGTCGCCGCGTGCGAGTCGACCAACAGGTGGCACGTCAACACCGGCAACGGCTTCTACGGCGGACTGCAGTTCGCCCAGTCGACATGGGAGGCGTACGGCGGTTCGCGGTACGCGGCGCGCGCGGATCTGGCCACCAAGGACCAGCAGATCGCCGTGGCGGAGAAGGTGCTGGACGGGCAGGGGCCCGGCGCCTGGCCGGTGTGCTCGGTACGGGCCGGGCTGACCCGGGGTGGGGACACCCCCGCCGTCCAGCCGGCCGGCACCCCCAAGAAGACCCCGAAGACCCCGAAGACCTCCGTCCAGGACGTCCAGCCGCAGACCACGCCCCAGTCAAGGGCGGGAACCGCCGAGATGTACACCGTGGTCCGCGGCGACACCCTCTCCGGGATCGCCGAGTCACAGGAGGTCAGGGGCGGTTGGCGCGGCCTGTACGCCGCGAACCGCAAGGCCATCGGGGCCGACCCCGACCTGATCCTGCCGGGTCAGCGGCTCGCACTGCGCGGCAAGGCCGCCACGACGACCGAACCGGCGTCCACCCCCAAAACCACCCCCAAAGCCACCCCGAAATCCACGCCGAAATCCACCCCCAAGAAGACCTCCCGGGACCGGGACGAGCAGGCCACGACGAGCAGCCGCTCAATGGTCGCCCCCGTCAGCGCGTCCACCGGAACGCCGTACCGCAAGGCCGGCGCCCTGTGGTCGAGGGGCTACCACACCGGCGTCGACTTCGCCGTGCCGACCGGCACCTCCGTGAAGGCCGTCGGCGCCGGGCGGGTCGTGAGCGCCGGGTGGGAGGGCTCCTTCGGCTACCAGGTGGTGATCCGGCACGCCGACGGCCGCTACAGCCAGTACGCCCATCTCTCGGCGATCTCCGTGAAGGACGGCCAGTCGGTGGGCGCCGGCCAGCGCATCGGCCGGTCCGGGTCCACGGGCAACAGCACGGGCCCGCATCTGCACTTCGAGGTGCGGACGGGGCCCGGTTTCGGTTCCGACATCGACCCGGTGGCCTACCTCCGGGCGGGCGGCGTCAGGATTTGA
- a CDS encoding (2Fe-2S)-binding protein codes for MDLDPDLAVLRPLGGFFVLRTAGEALQSLPTLARAYGNPVPAGRADPLTFRVRKVADTLRAPESRIAASVAQQGLAARLWSVALGCAALYGHLPDLDARLLHWDPDGSAPDDLWLAEVRPLPADPATVADAVLHGHLEPLAAALNARHRVAAGLLWGNAGSALAGAARQLVQWARAHGRTDAAAHAHALTAELFAHPLLAGTGTLTGTAFRRRSCCLYYRVPGGGLCGDCCFTRAPRSSPRAPSE; via the coding sequence GTGGACCTCGACCCTGATCTCGCCGTGCTGCGGCCGCTCGGCGGCTTCTTCGTCCTACGCACGGCAGGGGAAGCTCTTCAGTCACTTCCGACCCTGGCGCGGGCGTACGGCAATCCGGTACCGGCGGGGCGCGCGGATCCCCTGACGTTCCGGGTTCGCAAGGTCGCGGACACCCTGCGCGCCCCCGAATCGCGGATCGCCGCCTCCGTGGCCCAGCAGGGCCTGGCCGCCCGGCTGTGGTCGGTGGCCCTCGGCTGCGCCGCCCTGTACGGCCACCTCCCGGACCTCGACGCGCGCCTGCTGCACTGGGACCCCGACGGCAGCGCCCCCGACGACCTGTGGCTCGCCGAGGTGCGCCCGCTGCCCGCGGATCCGGCCACCGTCGCGGACGCCGTCCTGCACGGCCACCTCGAACCGCTGGCCGCCGCCCTGAACGCCCGCCACCGCGTCGCCGCCGGACTGCTGTGGGGCAACGCGGGATCCGCTCTCGCCGGCGCGGCCCGCCAACTCGTCCAGTGGGCGCGCGCCCACGGCCGTACGGACGCCGCGGCACACGCCCACGCCCTGACCGCGGAGCTCTTCGCCCACCCGCTGCTCGCCGGCACCGGCACCCTCACCGGAACCGCCTTCCGGCGCCGCAGCTGCTGCCTCTACTACCGGGTGCCGGGCGGCGGCCTATGCGGTGACTGTTGCTTCACACGAGCCCCGCGCTCTTCCCCACGCGCCCCATCTGAGTGA
- a CDS encoding DMT family transporter has product MSALALSVLLSLVSAVAYAGGAIVQERVAVSSPGQQFAPMRRPGWWAAVALNGLGGLLHVVALAFGPLSLVQPLGALTIVFALPMAALFVGRKAGSTAWRGAIMATVGLAGLLSLVGASESQSLGTAERAAVALVTGGIVVTLMVAGRAAHRHPAVRSMLLATGSGIAFGMSSVFTKIVAVDWDGGVSAADLPALATIGVFATAGLLLSQAAYRGAGLAAPLATLTVVNPVVAAAVGITMFGETFRYGTTGTMLALSCGVVAAGGLILLTTERIARTEAALPEAVPADGAPVGTALDTMPAAELLGGVPEQVGAGRHEDIVVPDGIEGILIPAPAAQGAYEDPRPPRPEHHGLPNLYGPFYGGPYVPLPVLDRHRTRVKS; this is encoded by the coding sequence ATGAGCGCCCTCGCGTTGTCCGTGCTCCTGTCGCTCGTCTCCGCGGTCGCCTACGCGGGCGGGGCGATCGTGCAGGAGCGTGTCGCGGTGTCCTCCCCGGGGCAGCAGTTCGCGCCGATGCGTCGGCCGGGCTGGTGGGCGGCGGTCGCGCTGAACGGTCTCGGGGGTCTGCTGCACGTGGTGGCGCTGGCCTTCGGTCCGCTGAGCCTGGTGCAGCCGCTGGGCGCCCTGACGATCGTGTTCGCGCTGCCGATGGCGGCGCTGTTCGTGGGCCGCAAGGCCGGGTCGACGGCCTGGCGCGGCGCCATCATGGCGACCGTGGGCCTCGCCGGGCTGCTGTCCCTGGTCGGCGCCTCCGAGTCGCAGTCGCTGGGCACCGCCGAGCGGGCGGCCGTGGCGCTGGTGACGGGCGGCATCGTCGTGACGCTGATGGTCGCGGGCCGGGCGGCCCACCGGCATCCGGCGGTGCGCAGCATGCTGCTCGCGACCGGCTCCGGCATAGCCTTCGGCATGTCCTCGGTGTTCACCAAGATCGTCGCGGTCGACTGGGACGGCGGGGTGTCGGCGGCCGACCTGCCCGCCCTGGCCACCATCGGCGTCTTCGCCACCGCGGGACTGCTGCTGTCCCAGGCCGCCTACCGGGGTGCGGGACTCGCGGCGCCACTGGCCACGCTGACGGTCGTGAACCCGGTGGTGGCGGCCGCGGTCGGCATCACGATGTTCGGCGAAACCTTCCGGTACGGCACGACCGGCACGATGCTCGCCCTGAGCTGCGGTGTGGTGGCGGCGGGCGGCCTGATCCTGCTGACGACGGAGCGGATCGCGCGTACGGAGGCGGCGCTCCCCGAGGCGGTGCCGGCCGACGGGGCCCCGGTCGGGACGGCCCTGGACACGATGCCCGCGGCGGAGCTGCTCGGCGGCGTGCCGGAGCAGGTCGGGGCGGGGCGGCACGAGGACATCGTCGTACCGGACGGGATCGAGGGGATCCTCATCCCGGCCCCGGCGGCGCAGGGGGCGTACGAGGATCCGCGGCCACCGCGTCCCGAGCACCACGGGCTCCCGAACCTCTACGGCCCCTTCTACGGCGGTCCGTACGTCCCGTTACCGGTCCTCGACCGGCACCGTACGCGCGTCAAATCCTGA
- a CDS encoding cation:proton antiporter, with protein sequence MTPVELAPAFFLAVVVILLTCRLVVLVAGRFGQPPVVGEMIAGVLLGPSLFGLIAPGLSAEVFPPELKPVLYVAGQIGLVTLMFAAGYEFRAHAGRGLAGTAVAVSSAGVAIPLALGMGLTLVAHGHVDIFVDGVSVWVTAAFVGVSLAITAFPMLARIITERGLSGSRFGSLSLASGATDDAVAWIMLAGVLSVASGQAGPVLTAAGGSLLFVAVLFLLGRRLLAWIVNRPGLGDDTRLMFTVAVLFCAAWFTDIIDLYAVFGAFCVGMAMPRGEVSERLVRTTQSVTQVVFVPMFFTYSGLNTRFDVFSDPSVMAFGAAAVVLAVIGKFGGCWAAARLRGEPGSVAVRVGALMNARGLMQLIALNVGLAAGIVSEELFAALVLVALVTTVMTVPVLSRLDRRDARRRPTSDIRQDEDEKTVATWS encoded by the coding sequence ATGACTCCCGTGGAGCTCGCTCCCGCCTTCTTCCTGGCCGTCGTCGTCATTCTGCTGACCTGCCGTCTGGTCGTGCTGGTGGCGGGCCGCTTCGGCCAGCCGCCCGTGGTCGGCGAGATGATCGCCGGTGTGCTGCTGGGCCCCTCGCTGTTCGGACTGATCGCCCCGGGGCTGTCCGCCGAGGTCTTCCCGCCGGAGCTGAAGCCGGTGCTGTACGTGGCCGGACAGATCGGTCTGGTGACCCTGATGTTCGCCGCCGGATACGAGTTCCGGGCGCATGCCGGGCGCGGACTGGCCGGCACCGCCGTCGCGGTCTCCTCGGCCGGCGTGGCGATCCCGCTGGCGCTGGGCATGGGACTGACCCTCGTGGCCCACGGCCATGTCGACATCTTCGTCGACGGGGTCTCGGTCTGGGTGACGGCGGCGTTCGTCGGTGTCTCCCTGGCCATCACCGCCTTCCCGATGCTGGCCCGCATCATCACCGAACGCGGCCTGTCCGGCTCCCGGTTCGGCTCCCTCTCCCTCGCTTCCGGGGCCACCGACGACGCCGTCGCCTGGATCATGCTCGCCGGGGTGCTGAGCGTGGCCTCCGGCCAGGCGGGGCCCGTCCTGACCGCGGCCGGCGGCTCCCTGCTGTTCGTGGCCGTCCTGTTCCTGCTGGGACGCCGCCTGCTGGCCTGGATCGTGAACCGGCCGGGCCTCGGCGATGACACCCGGCTGATGTTCACCGTCGCCGTGCTGTTCTGCGCCGCCTGGTTCACCGACATCATCGACCTGTACGCCGTGTTCGGGGCGTTCTGCGTGGGGATGGCCATGCCGCGCGGCGAGGTGTCCGAACGGCTGGTGCGGACCACCCAGTCCGTGACCCAGGTGGTGTTCGTCCCGATGTTCTTCACCTACTCCGGCCTCAACACCCGGTTCGACGTGTTCTCCGACCCGTCCGTGATGGCGTTCGGGGCGGCCGCCGTCGTCCTGGCCGTGATCGGCAAGTTCGGCGGCTGCTGGGCCGCCGCCCGGCTGCGCGGCGAACCCGGCTCCGTGGCCGTCCGGGTCGGCGCCCTGATGAACGCCCGCGGGCTGATGCAGCTGATCGCGCTCAACGTCGGGCTGGCGGCCGGCATCGTCAGCGAGGAACTGTTCGCCGCGCTCGTCCTCGTCGCCCTGGTCACCACGGTCATGACCGTTCCGGTACTGAGCCGGCTGGACCGCCGGGACGCCAGGAGGCGCCCGACTTCCGACATACGTCAGGACGAGGACGAGAAGACGGTGGCGACATGGAGCTGA
- a CDS encoding DUF4287 domain-containing protein, producing MTDAVKGPASYFPSIEKKYGRPIAEWKDLIRSSPLTKHMELVNWLKAEHGLGHGHANALVAHTLAEA from the coding sequence ATGACTGACGCCGTCAAGGGACCTGCCAGCTACTTCCCGTCCATCGAGAAGAAGTACGGCCGCCCGATAGCGGAGTGGAAGGACCTGATCCGCTCCTCGCCCCTGACCAAGCACATGGAGCTCGTGAACTGGCTCAAGGCAGAGCACGGGCTGGGCCACGGCCACGCCAACGCTCTCGTCGCGCACACCCTCGCGGAGGCCTGA
- the glgA gene encoding glycogen synthase, with protein sequence MRVGLLTREYPPDVYGGAGVHVEFLARELRDLVDLEVHCWGEGRAVGVVRHRPWSALDTANDALRTFSVDLAMAAGLEGREIVHSHTWYANLAGHLGKLQYGIPHVMTAHSLEPLRPWKAEQLGGGYALSSWAERTAIESADAVIAVSGAMREDILGCYPSLDPARVHVVHNGIDTALYRPDHRTDVLARFGLDADRPYVLFVGRITRQKGVPHLLRAVRDIDPAAQVVLCAGAPDTPEIDQEFRDLYQELSRIREGVHWIPQMLPRPEVIQLLTHAAVFVCPSVYEPLGIVNLEAMACGTPVVASQVGGIPEVVDDGKTGLLVPLDDDFEPGLARALDSVIGDPETARRMGEAGRERAVGEFGWDAVARRTVRLYREILKQA encoded by the coding sequence GTGCGAGTGGGACTGCTGACCCGGGAGTACCCGCCGGACGTGTACGGCGGCGCGGGTGTCCATGTCGAGTTCCTCGCCCGGGAGTTGCGGGACCTCGTCGATCTGGAGGTGCACTGCTGGGGCGAGGGCCGCGCGGTGGGCGTCGTGCGTCACCGCCCCTGGTCCGCGCTGGACACCGCCAACGACGCGCTGCGCACCTTCTCGGTGGACCTCGCCATGGCCGCGGGCCTCGAAGGCCGCGAAATCGTCCACTCCCACACCTGGTACGCCAACCTCGCCGGCCACCTCGGCAAGCTCCAGTACGGCATCCCGCATGTGATGACCGCCCACTCCCTGGAGCCCCTGCGCCCCTGGAAGGCCGAGCAACTCGGCGGCGGCTACGCCCTGTCCAGCTGGGCCGAGCGCACCGCGATCGAGTCCGCCGACGCGGTGATCGCCGTGTCCGGCGCCATGCGCGAGGACATCCTCGGCTGCTATCCGTCACTGGACCCGGCCCGCGTCCACGTCGTGCACAACGGCATCGACACCGCCCTGTACCGGCCGGACCACCGCACCGACGTCCTGGCCCGCTTCGGCCTCGACGCCGACCGCCCGTACGTGCTGTTCGTCGGCCGTATCACCCGCCAGAAGGGCGTGCCCCATCTGCTGCGCGCCGTGCGGGACATCGACCCGGCCGCGCAGGTAGTGCTGTGCGCCGGTGCGCCCGACACCCCGGAGATCGACCAGGAGTTCCGCGACCTCTACCAGGAGCTGAGCCGGATCCGCGAGGGCGTGCACTGGATCCCGCAGATGCTGCCGCGGCCCGAGGTGATCCAACTCCTCACGCACGCGGCCGTGTTCGTCTGTCCCTCGGTGTACGAACCCCTCGGCATCGTCAACCTGGAGGCGATGGCCTGCGGTACTCCCGTGGTGGCCTCGCAGGTGGGCGGGATCCCCGAGGTCGTCGACGACGGCAAGACGGGCCTGCTCGTCCCGCTCGACGACGACTTCGAGCCGGGCCTCGCGCGGGCGCTGGACTCGGTGATCGGCGACCCGGAGACCGCCCGCCGGATGGGCGAGGCCGGACGGGAGCGCGCGGTGGGGGAGTTCGGCTGGGACGCCGTGGCGCGGCGGACGGTCCGGCTGTACCGGGAGATCCTCAAACAGGCTTAG
- a CDS encoding SRPBCC family protein: MSGRFEATAEVDRPVEEVFAYLADGRNDPQFSPRVLKIERVPDAPTTVGTVFRSTVKDAGMKTAREFRITDLTAPSRIRWAEVSKNSVTVSEGGYDLEPLADGRTRVRIFNVLEGHGLGRLLVGLALVAARKDADAFGARIRTAAEAAIAPR; this comes from the coding sequence ATGTCAGGACGGTTCGAAGCGACGGCCGAGGTCGATCGACCTGTCGAGGAGGTGTTCGCCTACCTTGCCGACGGACGCAACGATCCGCAGTTCAGCCCCCGTGTACTGAAGATCGAGCGGGTCCCCGACGCCCCGACCACCGTGGGCACGGTCTTCCGCAGCACGGTCAAGGACGCCGGGATGAAGACGGCCAGGGAGTTCCGCATCACCGACCTCACGGCCCCGTCGAGGATCCGGTGGGCCGAGGTGTCGAAGAACAGCGTGACGGTCAGCGAGGGCGGCTACGATCTCGAGCCGCTGGCCGACGGCAGGACCCGGGTCCGTATCTTCAACGTCCTCGAAGGCCACGGCCTCGGCAGACTCCTCGTCGGCCTCGCCCTCGTCGCCGCCCGCAAGGACGCCGACGCGTTCGGCGCGAGGATCAGGACGGCGGCCGAAGCAGCGATCGCTCCGCGCTGA
- the gndA gene encoding NADP-dependent phosphogluconate dehydrogenase — translation MSTSAQIGVTGLAVMGRNLARNFARNGYTVAVHNRTPARTRALVEEFGGEGEFIAAETAKEFVAALERPRRLVIMVKAGDPTDAVIQEFAPLLEPGDMIIDGGNAHFADTRRRERDLREQGIHFVGMGVSGGEEGALHGPSIMPGGPKESYDSLGPMLEKVSAKAADGAPCVTHVGPDGAGHFVKMVHNGIEYADMQLIGEAYQLLRDVAGYQPAQIAEIFRTWNRGRLDSYLIEITAEVLSHVDAATGKPFVDVVVDQAEQKGTGRWTVQIALDLGVPVSGIAEAVFARSLSGHAALREASRGLAGPKATPLSESEAAAFADRVEQALYASKIVSYTQGFHEIDAARAEYDWDIDLGAVSAIWRGGCIIRAAFLDRIRAAYDARADLPSLLSDDTFAQEIAAAQDDWREVLIAATRQGVPTPGFAAALAYYDALRAERLPAALTQGQRDFFGAHTYRRTDRDGSFHTLWGGDRSEVSA, via the coding sequence ATGAGCACTTCGGCGCAGATCGGCGTCACGGGTCTCGCGGTCATGGGCCGCAACCTCGCCCGGAACTTCGCCCGCAACGGCTACACGGTCGCGGTGCACAACCGGACGCCGGCGCGTACGCGCGCGCTGGTGGAGGAGTTCGGCGGCGAGGGCGAGTTCATCGCGGCCGAGACCGCCAAGGAGTTCGTGGCGGCGCTGGAGCGGCCGCGCCGGCTGGTGATCATGGTGAAGGCCGGGGACCCGACCGATGCGGTGATCCAGGAGTTCGCGCCGCTGCTCGAGCCCGGCGACATGATCATCGACGGTGGCAACGCGCACTTCGCCGACACCCGGCGCCGCGAGCGGGACCTGCGCGAGCAGGGCATCCACTTCGTCGGCATGGGCGTCTCCGGCGGCGAGGAGGGCGCGCTGCACGGGCCGAGCATCATGCCCGGCGGCCCCAAGGAGTCGTACGACTCCCTCGGCCCGATGCTGGAGAAGGTCTCCGCGAAGGCGGCGGACGGCGCCCCCTGCGTGACGCATGTGGGTCCGGACGGCGCCGGGCACTTCGTGAAGATGGTCCACAACGGCATCGAGTACGCCGACATGCAGCTCATCGGGGAGGCGTACCAGCTGCTGCGCGATGTCGCCGGGTACCAGCCCGCCCAGATCGCGGAGATCTTCCGCACCTGGAACCGGGGCCGCCTGGACTCCTACCTGATCGAGATCACCGCCGAGGTGCTGTCGCACGTGGACGCGGCGACGGGCAAGCCGTTCGTGGACGTGGTGGTCGACCAGGCCGAGCAGAAGGGCACGGGACGCTGGACCGTGCAGATCGCGCTGGACCTGGGCGTGCCGGTGTCCGGGATCGCGGAGGCGGTCTTCGCCCGCTCCCTGTCGGGGCACGCGGCACTGCGCGAGGCCTCGCGCGGGCTGGCCGGTCCGAAGGCGACGCCGCTGAGCGAGTCGGAGGCGGCGGCCTTCGCCGACCGGGTCGAGCAGGCGCTGTACGCGTCGAAGATCGTGTCGTACACGCAGGGCTTCCACGAGATCGACGCGGCGCGCGCCGAGTACGACTGGGACATCGACCTGGGAGCCGTCTCGGCCATCTGGCGCGGCGGCTGCATCATCCGCGCGGCGTTCCTGGACCGGATCCGTGCCGCGTACGACGCCCGGGCCGACCTGCCGAGCCTGCTGTCGGACGACACGTTCGCGCAGGAGATCGCCGCCGCGCAGGACGACTGGCGCGAGGTGCTGATCGCGGCGACCCGTCAGGGCGTGCCCACGCCGGGCTTCGCGGCGGCTCTCGCGTACTACGACGCCCTGCGCGCCGAGCGTCTGCCGGCCGCGCTCACCCAGGGCCAGCGGGACTTCTTCGGCGCCCACACCTACCGGCGGACCGACCGGGACGGGTCGTTCCACACGCTGTGGGGCGGGGACCGCTCGGAGGTCTCGGCCTGA
- a CDS encoding thiamine pyrophosphate-dependent enzyme — MELSGAQALVGQLEREGVRHVFGVPGVQLDHVLDALARAGGAGGSIEYVAARHEQGAAHMAEAYARTTGRPGVCLVVPGPGVLNALPAVATGYACSSPMLCVAADIPSPLAGRGLGMLHELPDQDGVLASVTKWSARAGAPDRIPGLVHEAVRRSRSGRPRPVALTIPADVLTARAETEPAPAGRGGRGGEEDRPGAEGRTDGFTGPDADPSTAPETDVLAKIAAVLREARRPLLYAGGGVLASRAGAALTALAEELAAPVVMSRNAGGAVPARHGLAFTSLAAPRLLPAADAVLVVGSRFVSPRGTAPPTAPGAAVALINADPADLGPPRPAGLTLCADARTALEDLRAVLASARPRPETGWQPAELAEVRAWCARKVESVEPQWSYVQALREAIPDDGFLVNELTQVGYLAAVGYPVHHPGTFLTPGYQGTLGYGYPSALGVKVGNPDRAVVSLNGDGGFCWNMQELATARKYGIGVTAVVFNDNAYGNVRRIQADEFEGRFIGSDLTSPDFVRLAESFSVPAVRAETPARLAGALKECLGEPGPSLIEVPVAEMPSVWPLLLGGSPGSVRD, encoded by the coding sequence ATGGAGCTGAGCGGGGCGCAGGCGCTGGTCGGCCAGCTGGAGCGGGAGGGCGTCCGCCATGTCTTCGGCGTGCCGGGCGTCCAGCTCGACCACGTGCTGGACGCGCTGGCCCGAGCCGGCGGCGCCGGGGGCTCGATCGAGTACGTCGCGGCCCGGCACGAGCAGGGCGCGGCCCATATGGCGGAGGCGTACGCCCGCACCACCGGGCGCCCCGGCGTCTGCCTGGTGGTCCCCGGACCCGGTGTGCTCAACGCCCTGCCCGCGGTGGCCACCGGGTACGCCTGCTCGTCGCCGATGCTGTGCGTGGCGGCCGACATCCCGTCTCCGCTGGCCGGCCGCGGCCTGGGCATGCTGCACGAACTGCCCGACCAGGACGGCGTCCTGGCCTCGGTCACCAAATGGTCGGCGCGAGCCGGGGCCCCCGACCGGATCCCCGGTCTGGTGCACGAGGCGGTGCGGCGGTCGCGGTCCGGCCGCCCGAGGCCGGTGGCCCTGACGATCCCGGCGGATGTGCTGACCGCCCGGGCGGAAACGGAGCCGGCGCCCGCCGGGCGGGGCGGGCGGGGCGGGGAGGAGGACCGGCCCGGCGCGGAGGGCCGTACCGACGGGTTCACGGGACCGGATGCCGACCCTTCCACGGCACCGGAGACGGACGTCCTCGCGAAGATCGCCGCCGTGCTGCGAGAGGCCCGCCGGCCTTTGCTCTACGCCGGCGGCGGTGTGCTCGCCTCGCGGGCCGGCGCCGCCCTGACCGCCCTGGCCGAGGAACTGGCCGCCCCGGTCGTCATGAGCCGCAACGCGGGCGGCGCCGTTCCCGCGCGGCACGGGCTCGCCTTCACCAGCCTCGCGGCGCCGCGCCTGCTGCCGGCGGCGGACGCGGTGCTGGTCGTGGGCAGCCGCTTCGTGTCCCCACGCGGCACGGCACCGCCGACCGCGCCCGGAGCGGCCGTCGCCCTGATCAACGCGGACCCGGCCGATCTGGGCCCGCCCCGACCCGCCGGGCTCACCCTGTGCGCCGACGCCCGCACGGCACTGGAGGACCTGCGTGCCGTACTGGCCTCCGCCCGGCCCAGGCCGGAGACCGGATGGCAGCCCGCCGAACTGGCCGAGGTGCGCGCCTGGTGCGCACGGAAGGTCGAGAGCGTCGAACCGCAGTGGTCGTACGTCCAGGCTCTGCGCGAGGCGATCCCCGACGACGGCTTCCTGGTCAACGAACTGACCCAGGTGGGCTATCTGGCCGCCGTCGGCTACCCCGTACACCACCCGGGAACGTTCCTCACGCCCGGGTACCAGGGCACCCTGGGCTACGGCTACCCGTCGGCCCTGGGCGTCAAGGTCGGCAACCCGGACCGGGCGGTCGTCTCCCTCAACGGGGACGGCGGATTCTGCTGGAACATGCAGGAACTGGCGACCGCCCGCAAGTACGGCATCGGCGTGACCGCGGTGGTCTTCAACGACAACGCCTACGGCAACGTCCGGCGCATCCAGGCGGACGAGTTCGAGGGCCGCTTCATCGGCAGCGACCTGACCAGCCCCGACTTCGTACGCCTCGCGGAGTCGTTCTCGGTCCCCGCCGTCCGGGCCGAGACCCCGGCACGGCTCGCCGGAGCCCTCAAGGAGTGCCTCGGCGAACCGGGACCGTCACTGATCGAGGTACCGGTGGCCGAGATGCCCAGCGTGTGGCCACTGCTCCTCGGGGGCTCACCCGGTTCGGTGCGGGACTGA
- the panD gene encoding aspartate 1-decarboxylase, with the protein MLRAMFKSKIHRATVTQADLHYVGSVTIDADLLDAADLLPGELVHIVDITNGARLETYVIEGERGSGVIGINGAAAHLVHPGDLVIIISYAQMTDAEAREYRPRVVHVDGANRIVALGADPSEPVPGSDQERSPQAVPVA; encoded by the coding sequence ATGCTGCGTGCCATGTTCAAGTCCAAGATTCATCGCGCCACGGTCACCCAGGCCGACCTGCACTACGTGGGATCGGTGACCATCGACGCGGATCTGCTCGACGCCGCCGACCTGCTGCCCGGCGAACTCGTCCACATCGTCGACATCACCAACGGCGCCCGCCTGGAGACGTACGTCATCGAGGGCGAGCGTGGCTCGGGGGTCATCGGGATCAACGGTGCCGCCGCCCATCTCGTCCACCCCGGCGACCTCGTGATCATCATCAGCTACGCTCAGATGACCGACGCCGAGGCGCGGGAGTACCGGCCGCGGGTCGTGCACGTGGACGGCGCCAACCGGATCGTGGCCCTCGGCGCCGACCCGTCCGAGCCGGTGCCGGGCTCCGACCAGGAGCGCAGCCCGCAGGCCGTGCCGGTGGCCTGA